The following is a genomic window from Bacteroidia bacterium.
TGTAAGCGGCGGCGGCGTATCGGCTACTACGAAGGGTAGTGAGGAAAACCATGACGGGTTCGTCTGCGCCGACTTTAGGGTTGGGCATCATGACGAGGGTATAGGAAGTATGGTTGAGGGTGATCCGTTTGCTGACGACTTTCTTTTTTTGCTGGCAGCGGCGGTACATGGCCCGATAGCTCCGCCCGCAGACGGCATTAGTATCTTGCTCGTAGTCGCCGCGCTTCATCCGGATCACAAAGTGTAGGCCCTTGTCGCTGAGGTACTTAAACCATTCTTTGCCGATGTATTCCCGGTCTGCGAGCAGGGTCATCCCACGCAGATCGAAGATACCGAGGGCCTCGTCCATCATCTCTTTTCGTTCTTCCTGATTAGAGGTACCGATCTTACCGAGCTGCTTCCAGTACAGGGGGATGGCTACGCCGCCTACCTGGACAGCCAGTACGAGGTAGTGGATTTCGGTCTGGCCAAACTGCCAACTCGTGCCGTCAAGGATCAGCGTCTGATGCCCCCCCTGACGCAGCAGCCCCAGATTGTGGCGCAGGATGTCGTGCAGAAATTCTTCCGACTTACCCCAGTCTTTAAAAAATCGGATCAGCCGCTGGTAGTGGCTCTGCACATCGGTGTGTGTCTTGCCCAGTACGCTGCTGACGTGGTCCTTGAGTTTGTACAGGTTGACCGTTTGGCCCAAACTGATCAGCGATACGAGCAGGTAAAAATTCTTTGCTGCACCCAGACCATAGTCTTGGTAGATTTTACTAAATTTGAGTAGTTGCGAAAAAGGCATAGGTATCGTTGTCTTGGTAAACACAATACTCTTGCTTTTTTCGCCTTTTTTCAAAATTGTCTAGTAGGCTGGATTGGAAGCTGTTTTAGGAAAGTCACACGAATTGGTTGGACATGCGATAATTCCATTTGATATTGGTGGAACAGTTGACATTTATTATTTTCCCAACGGAATCAAAGGTACTGGATTTGCTACAATGGAGCTATTACAACCAAATGGAAAAGGACCGATTCCAAATAGATTAGGAACGTATGAGATGGTTGCCTTTACTAAACTTGATTATGTTCAAGATACGACTGAGACAAATCCTTTTAATTTAATCGAAAGAAAGATTTGTGGGATTTTTACAGGGATTGGCAATTATTCGTTTCAAGCAAAACTTGAGCCTTTGGAGACAATAGAACTACCGCAAAACGAGGGAGAACCAAATCTGTGTTTGATACTTGATGAGTACAAGCCTGAAAATAAAGAATTTAAAATTGGTGACAGAAAACATGGATTGCTTTTAGTTATGGAAGTACATCGTGCTGAAATGGAATTTGCAATGGAAAATGGCACTGGTAAACTGATTAAAAAACTGAAAGCAAATGGATTTTATCCTTATTCTGATATGGATAGAAAATCTGTGATAGAATAAAAAACGACGCTACAACAATGTGTATAGTGCATGCGGGTTTCAGAGGTTTTCGGGCGTTTGTGGCTCGTAAAAAAAGTAGGTGTAAACTGAAAGGAAATCGCTTCTTAATCCCGCACGACACCATACACTTAACGTTGGTGGCAATGCTAACGGACACGACACCTAAAAAATAAAATTAACCCAGAAAAGATAAATGCAAGAATATATACACGGAGCAAAATGGTGGAAATTTGATTTCCACAACCACACACCAGCATCAAACGACTTTGGAAAAGGAGATGTAACTCATATGGCAATCACACCTGAAAATTGGTTGCTTATGTATATGACAGCAGGAATAGACTGCGTTGCAATTACTGACCACAATTCGGGCGAATGGATTGATAAATTAAAAACTGCATTGGCTGCAATGGAAGCCGTTGAACCAAAACCAGCGGGCTATAGAAAATTATATTTGTTTCCTGGTGTTGAAATATCAGCTTCTAGTAATACTCATATCCTTGCATTATTTGACATTTCGGCTGATACAAAAAAGATACAAGCTCTTTTAGGAGCTGTTGGCTTCCCTTCTGATCAATTTGGAACTTCCGATGCAGTTACTGAAAAATCTGTTGAGTTAGTAATAAACGAAATTCACAAAGCGGGTGGGATTGCAATTCCAGCCCACATCGACAAAGCAAGTGGCTTGTTTGTAAATCAATCAGGCAACACTTTAAAGCAGACTTTAGCAGTTGAAGGTCTATTGGCAATAGAATTAATCGACAAAGCTTTTGCAAAACCAGATGTGTACACCCAATCAAAACTTAGATTAGCAGAAGTAATTGGAACAGACAGCCACATTGCGGCACAAGTTGGAACAAATTTCACTTGGGTAAAAATGGGGGAACCTTCATTAGACGCACTTAAACTTGCTTTGCACGACAGAGAAGACGGTATAATCAGGAAAGACGAAATCACAATTGACCCTAATTCAATTTCAAATCGATATTTCATAAAATCCCTTTCCGTAACAAATGGATTTAAAGCAGGAAACGGAACTCCATTAAAAACAGAATTTAGCCCTTGGCTTACTTCTGTTATTGGAGGTAGAGGTTCAGGAAAATCAACCATTATTAATTACCTGAGAATTGCCTTAGCACGTATAGACGAAATGCCAAATGAAGTTCAATCTGAGTTTGACAAGTTTAATCAAGTTGGACGCAAGAACGGCACAGGAATGCTTAGAAACGAAACAATTATCGAAATTGAAATTTTCAAAGATGGAAAGTTGTACTTAATCAAATGGAACAACTCTTCACATACTCTCCAAGAGTTTGACAGTTCAACTGGAAATTGGAGTGCACCAATAACAATTTCAAACATCAAAGAACTGTTTCCAATACAAATTTTTAATCAGAAAGAGCTTTACGCACTAACGGGAAATCCATCAAAGCTAATTGAATTGATTGATTCACAATTCGACAAACCAGCTTGGGAGGAAGCAAAAGAGTCATTAATTAATCAATGGATTTCTAAGCGTGCCCAAAAGCGTAAACTTAATAATGCTATTTCAGAAGAAACAAATATTAGGGCACAATTAGGAACTGTAAACAATACAGTTGCTCTGTTTGAAAGTTCTGATTACAGAGAAACATTAAACAACTTCAATAAACTTACCGCAACTAATAAGTTTTTCTCAAATACAAATTCAGGTGTTTCAGGCTTTATATCACAGATTCAAAATGTAGTACAATCGGCTCCTGTAATAGAAGTACCTGAAACAATTGCTGATAAAGTTGTTGATGACTCATTGAGTTTCATACAAGAAATGAATTCTGCTCTTACCGGAGCAAAGGCAAAACTTGAAGAAGCTCTTCAACTATTAGAACCATATAGAGAAAATCTGCAAGGTCAATTAAACTCTCATTCTTGGTTTCAACAATTTGAATCTGCAAGACAAGCGTATGCTGAAATTGCTGCTAGCATACAAGATTTAGGAACTGAAAATTACGAGACCTTAATTCAGCGTAGGTCAACATTAACAGAGAAGCTTAGTTTGATAGAATCTCAAAAAGCAGAACTTTCAGTTCTAAATTTAGGTCTTGAGGAACTTTACAACTCAATTATTGAAAAAGAGAAGGAATTAAGAGCAAAACGTAATGATGTCATTTCAAGGTGGCGTGCTTTTGAAGATGCAGATAATCCATTTTTAATTATTGAATTGCAACCAATGGCTGACGTTGATAATGCAAATTCTACAATTAGAGAACTACTTCGTAAATCAGGTGGCGAATTTTCAAATGATATTTATGGAACTAATGATGATAATGGGCAATCTTGGGGCTTAATAGCAAGAATAATAAACGAAGACGAAACTACAAGGTGGCAAAAAAGACAATCTGAAATAGAGAAATTCGTTTCTGCAACAGAAGCCGACAAAAAAAATCTTGATTTACGTTTGGCAAGACACCTTGACTCTTTGAAGCAAAATACACCCGAGGACATTGACAGATTACTTGTTTGGGTTCCAGAAGACAAACTGATTTTGAAATTCAAAAAACAAGGCAGAGAGGAAGATATTCAAGCAGGTTCAGCAGGTGAAAGAACGGCAGGTATGTTAGGCTTGCTTTTAGCTTTAAATGATATTCCGCTAATTATTGACCAACCTGAGGACGATTTAGACACTAAACTTATTTCCAATTTTGTTGTAGAGGGGTTCAAAAAGCTAAAGAAAAAAAGACAATTGGTGATTGTTACTCACAATCCAAACATAACAGTAAATGCAAATTCTGACAATGTTGTCCATATGGACTTCGTTGGAGGACAAGTTGTAAAAGCTGGAAACAAAGCTCTTCAGGATAAAGACATTAGAAATGCTGTTTGTGAGGTAATGGAAGGTGGTAGAGAAGCGTTGAACAAACGCTATTTTAGAATTTCAAAAGCACTAAAGAAATGAATGACAAGGCAAAAGAAAGAAGCACAGCCACCAACAACTAAGTTTTCGCGTAGCGCCCAGCATGAAAACGCTGTTCCCCCCACCAAGTTAAGCCCCCATTCTCCCGAATAGCGAGCATCCGGTCGAAATACCCTGGGTTGAGGCACACAAGTTTCTGGTTGGACAAACATCACGGCATCTCCACAACCGCCTCCATCCCATCTGTCATACGGATGTCCCAGCCTTCTCCTTTGGAGGAGGAGATAAAATAGGCTTCCAGGCCCAATTCGGGGTGTTTCTCCAAAAACTCCCACGCCTGGTCAAATCCCATTACCATAAAAGCTGTGGCATATGCGTCGGCAGTTGCGCATTTTTCCGCCAAAACAGAAACGCTCAGCAAGGTATGATTGACCGGATATCCGGTGTGCGGATCTATCGTGTGGGCGTATTTCACCCCGTCCTTTACATAAAATTTCCGGTAATTGCCGGAAGTCGCCAGCGAACGGTTTTCCAGATTTGCAATGGCAGACATGACGCTGATCCCCTCAATCTCCAGCGGCTGCTCAATACCCAGTGTCCACCACTTGCCTTCCGGATTTTTTCCTTTCGCCCTTACTTCTCCCCCAACCTCTATCATATAGTTTCTGATCCCCATTTTTTCAAAAAAGTCGGCCAGCACATCTACGGTATATCCCTGCGCAATAGCGTTAAAATCGAGTTGTATGCCGGGTTGCTTTTTTCTAAGGGTGTAAAATCTGCTCGCTTTATCCGAAGTACTGAGGGCTAATTGTGTGAATCCGACAAACTGCCTGACGGAGTCGAGATTGTTTACCTTTATTTCCGGCACTTTTTCGGGGCCAAATCCCCAGGCTCTGACAAGCGGCATCACCGTGGGATCAAACAGCCCATCTGTCAATCGATATACTTCCCCCGACTGCATCACCATTTCCCGAAAATGAACATCATCCGTTGAAAGCGAATCGTCGCGGTTGAACTGGCTGATGGTGGAATTTGGCTGATACGTGGAAAGAGACTGGTCAATCACAGCAAAAATCGAGTCAATCGACGGTTGAAAATTCCGCCCCGCAGGATCCATGCAGGTAACAGAATAGCTGGTCCCCTGCGCGGGACCGGAGAACTGTAAAACCACTCCTTCCGGTTTATTTTCGCAGGAAACCAGCATCATACATATAGCGGCAACAGCCCAAAAGTTTTTCATTCAGAAAAATTTAGGCTACGCCGATTTCTTCCATCATACTTTGATCGATATTGGTAATACGTCTCGAAGCTGCGTCCCACTCTACTCTTCTTCCGGTACGAACAGAAATCGTAGCCATATGGGCGGAAATTGCTTCTTCAAAACCCTGTTCAATACCACAGCTGGGGTTACCACCATGCCGGATACAGCTCAACCATTCGCGAATATGCAGGTGCGTAGGATCCACACGCTTTCCATCGCGGTAGGTATAGAGCAATCCTTTATTGGCGAAGTATGCAGCAGTCGCTGAGGTTACGCCATCCACACCTTTGGCACGTGGATCATACACATACAAGGGCGTTTCAGGGGCAATGACTTTGTCTTTGAGCATGGCCTCGTACCGTGTCGAACGTGGGTCTGCATATACTGTCAGCGAATTGCTGATATCCATCGTAGCGTCGTGTCCCATGAGTAATGTGCCGCGGGAATACTGATTGCCCAAAGTCGCACTGTAAAGGAAGGTCATGCCTTTCTCTTTTCCAGGCTCCTGGCTGATGCCGGAGGTATATTCCGGGAATTCCATCACAACCTGAAATACGTCAGGCACCTCGCGACCGTCGCGGTGGGTATAGATTCCCCCTGAAGCCGTAACAGAAGCGGGAATACCCATTTTCAGGATGCAGTTCATCCGGTCGTAATCATGGGTAAGCAGGTCGCCCGAAAGTCCGGTTCCATAGGCCCACCATTTGCGCCAGCGGAAGAAATGTTCGGCATTATAGGGAATCGCCGGAGCATTGCCGAGAAACTGTTGCCAGTCAATGGTCTGCGGGCTTGCTTTTTCGTGAATCGTGTATTGCCATGCACCGTTGTCGTCATTTCGGTTGGTAGAGATCTGGATCAGGTTAATATGGCCCAGCACATTTTTGGCGATGATATCCTGTGCGGTAAGGAAACTCTGTGTTTGCCGATGCTGGTGTCCCACCTGAAAGACGATGCCCGAACTTTTGACGGTGTCGTACAGCTCGTAAGTTTCACCGACTTTGTGGGTCATACATTTTTCAACATAGACATGTTTGCCAGCACGTGCGGCGGCCATAGCCATCGGCGCGTGGTGATGGTCAGGCGTAGCAATGATCACCGCGTCGATATCACTGCTGGCAATCATATCTTCAAAACGCGCGTACCGCTTGGGCGTATTACCGTCCACACTTCCCGCATCAATGGCAGATTCGGCACGCACATCAAAGAGGTCGCATACGCCGGTAATGCGGATGTTGAGGTTTTCCTGTTCCATAAAATCTTTAAGACGGTTGTCATTCGGATTTTTGGCGAGGGCCTCCTGCATATTCTTTTTCCATTCGCTGTTGGCAAATCCTGCGGCGCGCATGAGTTGTTCGCCGCGGATGCCGTAGCCCACAATCCCGATCCGGATAGGATCACCGGCCATGTCACCGGAAGGTGGCGGAGGCGCAGCCTGGATATTGAGTTCGTTGAGGATATTATTTTTGAGGGACTTGTCAGAGCTGTTTTTTGCCCAGGCACCAAGGCCGAAAAAACCCAGAACGGGCAGCGCAGCGAGGCCTTTGATCAGATCTCGTCTGCCGATTCC
Proteins encoded in this region:
- a CDS encoding transposase yields the protein MPFSQLLKFSKIYQDYGLGAAKNFYLLVSLISLGQTVNLYKLKDHVSSVLGKTHTDVQSHYQRLIRFFKDWGKSEEFLHDILRHNLGLLRQGGHQTLILDGTSWQFGQTEIHYLVLAVQVGGVAIPLYWKQLGKIGTSNQEERKEMMDEALGIFDLRGMTLLADREYIGKEWFKYLSDKGLHFVIRMKRGDYEQDTNAVCGRSYRAMYRRCQQKKKVVSKRITLNHTSYTLVMMPNPKVGADEPVMVFLTTLRSSRYAAAAYKLRWKIECMFKHLKTNGYHLEDLNLKDAGKTRLMMALVATAYLLALREGWRRKKKIPLKKYADGTRWPACSLFRAGLAYLIEKSQQLQRFLTYLESISKTPKTPPD
- a CDS encoding AAA family ATPase; the protein is MQEYIHGAKWWKFDFHNHTPASNDFGKGDVTHMAITPENWLLMYMTAGIDCVAITDHNSGEWIDKLKTALAAMEAVEPKPAGYRKLYLFPGVEISASSNTHILALFDISADTKKIQALLGAVGFPSDQFGTSDAVTEKSVELVINEIHKAGGIAIPAHIDKASGLFVNQSGNTLKQTLAVEGLLAIELIDKAFAKPDVYTQSKLRLAEVIGTDSHIAAQVGTNFTWVKMGEPSLDALKLALHDREDGIIRKDEITIDPNSISNRYFIKSLSVTNGFKAGNGTPLKTEFSPWLTSVIGGRGSGKSTIINYLRIALARIDEMPNEVQSEFDKFNQVGRKNGTGMLRNETIIEIEIFKDGKLYLIKWNNSSHTLQEFDSSTGNWSAPITISNIKELFPIQIFNQKELYALTGNPSKLIELIDSQFDKPAWEEAKESLINQWISKRAQKRKLNNAISEETNIRAQLGTVNNTVALFESSDYRETLNNFNKLTATNKFFSNTNSGVSGFISQIQNVVQSAPVIEVPETIADKVVDDSLSFIQEMNSALTGAKAKLEEALQLLEPYRENLQGQLNSHSWFQQFESARQAYAEIAASIQDLGTENYETLIQRRSTLTEKLSLIESQKAELSVLNLGLEELYNSIIEKEKELRAKRNDVISRWRAFEDADNPFLIIELQPMADVDNANSTIRELLRKSGGEFSNDIYGTNDDNGQSWGLIARIINEDETTRWQKRQSEIEKFVSATEADKKNLDLRLARHLDSLKQNTPEDIDRLLVWVPEDKLILKFKKQGREEDIQAGSAGERTAGMLGLLLALNDIPLIIDQPEDDLDTKLISNFVVEGFKKLKKKRQLVIVTHNPNITVNANSDNVVHMDFVGGQVVKAGNKALQDKDIRNAVCEVMEGGREALNKRYFRISKALKK
- a CDS encoding FAD:protein FMN transferase, whose product is MKNFWAVAAICMMLVSCENKPEGVVLQFSGPAQGTSYSVTCMDPAGRNFQPSIDSIFAVIDQSLSTYQPNSTISQFNRDDSLSTDDVHFREMVMQSGEVYRLTDGLFDPTVMPLVRAWGFGPEKVPEIKVNNLDSVRQFVGFTQLALSTSDKASRFYTLRKKQPGIQLDFNAIAQGYTVDVLADFFEKMGIRNYMIEVGGEVRAKGKNPEGKWWTLGIEQPLEIEGISVMSAIANLENRSLATSGNYRKFYVKDGVKYAHTIDPHTGYPVNHTLLSVSVLAEKCATADAYATAFMVMGFDQAWEFLEKHPELGLEAYFISSSKGEGWDIRMTDGMEAVVEMP
- a CDS encoding Gfo/Idh/MocA family oxidoreductase, with amino-acid sequence MDNHKEQNSSSGIGRRDLIKGLAALPVLGFFGLGAWAKNSSDKSLKNNILNELNIQAAPPPPSGDMAGDPIRIGIVGYGIRGEQLMRAAGFANSEWKKNMQEALAKNPNDNRLKDFMEQENLNIRITGVCDLFDVRAESAIDAGSVDGNTPKRYARFEDMIASSDIDAVIIATPDHHHAPMAMAAARAGKHVYVEKCMTHKVGETYELYDTVKSSGIVFQVGHQHRQTQSFLTAQDIIAKNVLGHINLIQISTNRNDDNGAWQYTIHEKASPQTIDWQQFLGNAPAIPYNAEHFFRWRKWWAYGTGLSGDLLTHDYDRMNCILKMGIPASVTASGGIYTHRDGREVPDVFQVVMEFPEYTSGISQEPGKEKGMTFLYSATLGNQYSRGTLLMGHDATMDISNSLTVYADPRSTRYEAMLKDKVIAPETPLYVYDPRAKGVDGVTSATAAYFANKGLLYTYRDGKRVDPTHLHIREWLSCIRHGGNPSCGIEQGFEEAISAHMATISVRTGRRVEWDAASRRITNIDQSMMEEIGVA